In Fusarium falciforme chromosome 9, complete sequence, the sequence TCTGCCAAGCCTCAAACGTTTGTCGACTGTGAGACGGGACGATTGCCGAAAAGATGGATAGATGCTGCGCGGTGAGGACACTTGTTTGCGTTCGGGCACAGTCTGTGTCAACGGAGGTGCTCTAGCACCTGACGGCTTCTGGACTGACATCCTTGGTGAGACTTGGGACTATTGACGACTCAGCTCCGAACGAGTGAGCCATTATTGTTGCCATCACAAGCCAAGCTGGAGGCCTGTGGCCCAATCCCCTGAGAGATCGCCGTCATATCAGGGGTTCAGTAGATCTCGAGCCTGACAGCCTTCACGCGTGGCCCTAGAACAGTCTGAGACTGAAAATGTCTCCTGACACTCCTCCCCCTTTGGGCGGTTACTCCGCAGCGGTAAGGGGGTTTGCAAGTCGGAGAGTTTTTTCTTCGTTTTCCTGTCCTCCTAGACCTAGTGAAACAGGACCAGTTTCATGGAcgtcccttcttcttggtgtctCTGAGCTCTACAATGAAGCCAATCACACGTGGAGGGTGTCATTCGGACGGGTTCGGTGATTTGCAGGAGCCAAAGTCCCAAAGGTCTCGGCTGCCGTCCTGCCGCAGGGAGGTTCGTGATGTTTCGCGTTTTGGTgttttggtgttttggctgagttggtggtggtgttttaGTGGGGTTGGTTGGCTGGATAGGTATGGCCATAGCCGCCCGGAGGCATCCGAGCTCCGTACTTTCCTGACGTGGCGGGCTGACAGAGGTGAGATAGACCGGGTGAAAATAGTCATCAATAGGTGGTTTTTAGTGTCTGAATACCTGCAACCCGTTCTGCAGCCCTTCTCTGATATGCCCAGCCCCTCGTGTCTTGCCCTATGGCATCTAATGTAAGGAACGCAGGAGCCGTCTAGTCACTAGATGCCTTGGGCGCATCCTGATATCCAATCGCAAAGACGTCGTGACGCTAGATCCAGCTTGGCGATGCTGTCAGCAAACATTTCTTGCTTTGATGCATTCTGATCAAGACACCAATAGCTGGTCTGGTATAGTCGCCCGAAAGGCCTCGCGTTCAAGTTGCCACTTTCCTCGTGACCACGAGCATCTGCGGCTTCTTCAACACGACCAACACTACTTAACGTGGAGACGGACCGGGGTACAATCGGACGAAACTCGCCGATTCCTTTGCTACCTCGACGACCAGGACCGAGACCCAGGGATCTTCGAGTCGAGACGATCCGCTGAAATGACGTCTCTCACCTGAGGGATCTTGGGATTCAACATGCTCAGAATTTCGACAACTGCGGTTGAAAATCTGCATGAAAGAACAATCTCCATCATGACTCCACGCGCGGAGCCACCCTGAGGACCCTGGACGATGGTGATCGGGCTTGTTTGATCTTCACTTCAAACACTACTGACAGGGCTGGCAATAACAGCCACGCGTCGTGAAACTTTCTGTACCCGCCTGGGGGATCTCACCTGTAACCGTTTTGGTCACTTCGTACGACAACGACGGAGAGTTAGCCATTTCGCATATAGATTGAGCAGCCTGGCTGAACCTTGATGGATTAGTCTACTGTTTGCAACTTTGTATTCCACACCAGACATTCCATGTTACCTTCACCTTTGAAGGATTATCTGTGACGCTTCTTTCAGGAAGAGTTAATGCAATCTGGGACGTGGACCATCATGCCATGATGAGTACGCCAATGTTACGATTacggccttgatggcgcCGTGTAAGTTTGCTACTTTTCGGGACCGACCGGTTGGGGATCATGCCCGTTCTGTTGCAAGCTGTCGTCTGCTGATGTTCAAATTTTGTTGACTGACAACAGCATGCAGAGCAAAAAACTTGTTATGGAGTCTGTTCCAGACTGCTGGGAGAGGTTAACCGCTCGGTAAGGGCTGGGACCAGTAGTACCAAGGTTCTGGCGGGGCGAGACCAACAAGACTGAGTTGTCAGTTGGTTGCTCATCGActtccctcctccttgatatTTCCGGGCGCTTGTGTTGTTGGTCGCAATGAATGTTTTGTCTATTCTCGTACTCGTAGGGCTGTCGTAATTCTATCTCAGGTCCATCCCAACGTGTCTACCAAACTGTCGGTACCGACGTCTCAGACCTCACCGCCAACTCACAAATGCATTGTTTTCTGCAGCCAACTGCCTGGCCGGGCGCTGACATTAGGCAGGCGCTTACAGAAACATGACCAAATTAGTTGTCGGGGACCTGGTCGGCCGTATCTAGTCCAGTGGTGTCAGCAAAGGTGACCTTGCGAATGAGAATGAGAGACTTACCTGGATCGAACGCCCAGCCGCCGCGGGTCCAGaactgcatcttctcctttcGGAACTCCTCAAAGTCCCATTCGACCTTCTCCAGGTGCGAGGGATTGTTAAAGACGTAGACCGAGGTCTCCTTGCGCTCACCCTCGCTGGTCTTGTCTCCAtccttcttcaccagcgTAACCTGGACGGCCGTCTTGGTGTACTCGGGTCCCTCAAAGTTGTCGAGCTTCTGGACGTTGGCGTGTGTGAGTCCAGTAGCGTAGATGCCGAGAACGGTGTGCCCCTTCTCCGCGATAACACCAGGGTAGTCGGCGAACTGAACTCGGTGGCGGCAGTACCCCTCCAGGATAGCCGGAGTGAATGTGTGCAggtccttgatgaccttAGGGGGATTCTTGTCTCCGTAGCAGACACTGAAGAAGACCTCAGGGGCCATCTGCGGCTGTTAGTCACTCTCTCCTGCTTGTAGAACCGCATGTTCACAGCCCAAAGAGTTGAGGGTGCAACCTACCAGTGTGCCTAGGAACTAGGTTAGCATGGTACGCACACATACCCTGTACTGACGAAAGGTTTCTTACCATAGAAGAAGGCGGTGTTGTCTCCACTCATTTTGTCAGATGCTTGACAGATATGTAGTTTTGAGAGAGGTGAGGCTGTTATCAAGACCCGGATAGTATGGTTGAGCagaggtgatggtgttgcaGTGTAGGATACTCTGATTTAGTTCTGGCGATGAGATGTTGAAGGATAAGACACGGGAAGTTGAAGATGTCCGCTGTAAGCTgcccttatatatattttagggTGACGCCGAGTTATCTCCCAGGTGAAGTGGTGATTGCTTGTAGGAGGCTGCTTGGAGAGGGTGCAATCATCCCCACTAACAGCACGTAGGCTCCCCTCCATAGTTGGTGGGGCAGTCGTACCTCATGGACAGTCACTTGCATGGAAACTTCCATTTGTGTATTAGCTATATGGCAAAAATTGCTTAAAGGGGAATAAACCCAAGGCTGTTACTCGCTCATCGTACAAAGAGCTCATGAACTTTTAATGTTGGTACCTCGACAAACTTGACAAAGGCATGGCTGTTTCCCGGTCAGCTCTCGGATTGCCAATCAGGGGAGCCAGTCATCGAAGTCAACGCGAAGGACAAACAATGAGCGGAAGGAGATAAGATAAGGATAAGATAAAGGGCGAACTCGGGGTAAACTCCCCTGTACGTGGGTCACGAAATGAGCGAGACACTAGAACGGAAAATGTATCTGAATCTTCGTAGATACCATGGCTTTTATTGGTAAAGAAAATGACAAAAATGCTAGAAAAAATCAAAAAGAAATTCTAGATTTATTCTATCGGGATCGAGGTCTCTCATATTGTTTATTATTCACGCCCTATGTCTTTAGTATCCTTCGTAGTGCATGATACGTTAGTACATTTGTACTGGGGTCTCCTTCCCACCTTCCCCTGGGTTCCCCGGCAGCCAATCTGTCCGTGATTGGCCCCAGAAGCTGACGCTAATGCCGGCAAAACTTTATCGCGGGCTTAGCGCATGTGGAATTGGTGACCGCACCCCCCAGCATTGGACCTTCCTGTAATTTTCAACGCGAAGGCGACCTCACGTAGTCAACCATTCTGCGGGCTGTGTCAACCTTAACCTTCACCTTTCAACCCTCTTAAGAAGGACCCCGCACGAAAATCACGAAACATCATCGAATTACGGACGCAAACCTCACGAGCTTTCCTTTCTAGACCTTTGTCCTCATTGATACCCGTGTTTGCGCCGCATCGCAAGCTTTCGCGACAGCCTCGCGATCCACGAGCTCCCAAGCTCACACCCCAGACACCAGCAGCCAGCAGCCAGCAAACTCGCCCTCTTGCGCATGGAAGGTCGCATCGCGTCGTGTGGACGCCGATAATGCAGCAATGTCGGGCACCACTATTGACGATGTCGTGAAGCGACTGAGCGCTGCCGACATAGGTACGAGCGCCCGCGAAGCTGCACCCCCCCCCACGCTGTCGCATGCCCTCGGTGACCATGGTTTTGCTGATTGCCTTGTGCTCTAGATGTCAGGCTTAAGCTCGAAGCTGCAACCACGCTGCGTGACAGCTTGGATCACTACACCACCGGTCCCATCTACCCGCCCTTCTTGAAACGCTTGATGCCCATCTTTATGGGCATTCTTCGAGGACCATGTACTTTCCAGAGCAACTCACCGGAGCAGGTCGGTTCGAGCACACCTGTCGATCGAGTTGCTACTAACATGTAGCTAGAAACTCCGAAATTGCATCCTCGAAGTCCTCCACCGATTGCCTACCCAGCCTAGCCCCCCCGAGCCGTTCGAGCCGTTCGCCGAAGAAACCGTCGATTTGTTGATGCAACTTGTACGAACAGATAATGAAGAAAATGCGACGCTATGTGTGAAAATCACATCGGACATCATGCGGCACCAGCACAAGGTGCTGCAAGGCAAAGTCCAGCTCTTCCTCTCGTTGATCCAGGAACTCTTCGAACAGATGGAGAAGGTGGTACGCGAACAACTCGATAATGCTCCCCACAATGCGCCGTCGCAACCGGGCGCACCCTCGACCCCAGGCAGCTCGCAGACGAACTTCCAATCCCCACGACCCGGCTCGCCCGTTGCTTCAGTGAACGACCTCGGAGCCGACCCCCAGCAGCAGAATCGACCTCTGCTGAAGGGCATGCAGTCCTTCAAGGTCCTCTCCGAATGTCCCATCATCGTCGTATCGATATTCCAGGTCTATCGTAATACAGTGGCACAGAACGTTAGGAAGTTTGTTCCCCTCATCCAGAATGTGCTGTGCCTGCAAGCAGCGGCCCAACAACAAGCCCACGCGGATGCCGCCGCAAAGGGCACGATTCACACTGGGGTCAGCCCTGCGATCAAGAACCGGGCAGCATTCGGAGATTTCATCACGGCACAGGTTAAGACTATGAGCTTCCTGGCTTACCTGCTGCGCCAATATGCTTCGCAACTGAACGATTTCCTCCCCCGCTTACCCGACATTGTGCTGCGACTTCTGAAGGATTGCCCAAGGGAAAAGTCTGGGACACGAAAGGAGTTGATTGTCGCGATCCGCCATATTATCAACTACAACTTTCGCAAGATCTTCATTCCCAAAATCGACGAATTGCTGGACGAACGGACACTCACCGGCGACGGCCTTACTGTCCACGAGACTATGCGTCCGTTGGCGTACAGCATGCTTGCGGATCTTATTCACCATGTTCGAGACTCCCTCAAGCCAGAGCAGATTCAGAAGACTGTGGAGGTCTATACCAGGAATCTCCAGGACAACTTTCCGGGCACGAGCTTTCAAACCATGAGcgccaagctcctcctcaacatgGCAGAATGCATTGCGAAGCTTCCGAACAAGGTTGATGCACGACACTACCTCATCATGATTCTCAACGCCATTGCCGACAAGTTTGCCGCCATGAATCGACAATATCCCAATGCGGTGAAACTCTCGGCACTCTACCGAGAGCAGATGAAGGCTGGCACGCCTGAGACATACCTGGCTGACAAGAACAACCCTCCCGACTGGGACGAGACGGACATCTTTGCCGCAGTGCCCATTAAGACCTCAAACCCGCGTGATCGAGGCGCTGATCCGGTTGTCGACAACAAGTTTCTCTTCAGGAACCTAATGACAGGTCTTAAGAACACCTTCTATCAGCTCAGAACATGCAATGTTGGGTCTCCTATTGACCCACAGAATGCCCCTGCTCATTGGCAGGATGTTTCTTATGGCTTCACTgctgaggaggtcaaggtcatcatcaagcTCTTCCGAGAGGGTGCCTATGTTTTCAGATATTACGAGATCGAGAAGCCTGCAGCCGAGTCTCAGTACATGTCTCCTGTGGAGTATATGGCTAACTTCTACATGGTCTCGTGTagcaaggaagagaaggaccTGCTCGAGACCTTTGCTACCGTCTTCCACGCTATTGACCCGGCAACATTCCACGAAGTGTTCCAGCAGGAGATCCCCCGTCTTTACGACATGATCTTTGAACATACAGCGCTGTTGCATATCCCCCAGTTCTTCCTTGCCAGTGAAGCTACCAGTCCTAGTTTCTGCGGGATGCTTCTGCAGTTTCTCATGGAAAGGATTGACCAAGTGGGCTCTGCCGACGTTAAGAAGTCATCGATCTTGTTGAGACTCTTCAAGTTGGCCTTTATGGCGGTGACACTGTTTGCCAGCCAGAACGAGCAGGTTCTCTTGCCACATGTCGTCAATATCGTCACGAAGTCGATCGAGCTGTCGACAAAGGCCGAAGAGCCCATGAACTACTTCCTCTTGTTGCGCTCATTGTTCCGCAGCATCGGCGGTGGCAAGTTCGAGCAGCTCTACAAGCAAATTCTTCCCCTCCTTGAGATGCTGTTGGATGTGCTCAACAATCTGCTCATGGCAGCCAGGAAGCCGGCCGAGCGCGATTTGTACGTGGAGCTTTGTCTTACAGTCCCGGCTCGCCTTAGCCACCTGCTACCTCAtctgagcttcttgatgcgcCCGCTGGTGGTCGCGTTGCGCGCCGGCACAGACCTTGTTGGGCAAGGCTTGAGAACTCTCGAGCTATGCGTTGATAATCTTACGGCTGACTATCTCGACCCCATCATGGCCCCTGTGATCGATGAGCTCATGACTGCCTTGTTTGACCACCTCAAGCCACACCCCTACAGCCACTTCCACGCTCACACGACAATGAGAATCCTCGGAAAGTTGGGCGGCAGAAACCGCAAGTTCATGACTGGAGCTGTTCCTCTTGCCTACAGAGAGTACGCAGACGACCCTTCGAGCTTCGATCTGAGGCTTCTAGGTTCCAAGAAGGACAGAGCTTTCCCTGCTGAGATGGGCATCGAGTTTGCTATCCAGAAACTCATGGAAATTCCCAAGGCTACGAAGAACAACCAGAACCGACAGTACGATGGATACTACAAGAAGCAGGCTCTCAACTTGATCAAATCGCAACTGAAGCTACGCATCGGGTTCGACCAACTTCCAGACGATCTTCCACGGTTATTGCGTCTGCAGGCCGAGGATCTGGTCGCTCGCAAATACGACATTAACTCTGCCACATTTGAGATTTCGGACCGCGAGCGGTCTATTCCCAAGAAGGAGAGCGAAGACTTGACTGTCAAGCAGCTCCTGAAGGCAGTGATGTTTGCTGAGTCGATCCCCGAATTCAAGGAGGAAGCAAGTGCTTTCCTGCTTAACGTCTGCAAGCACTTTGCGATCATCGAGGTCGGCCGGGCTCTTGTGGACCTCAAGCGGAATTTCAGCCCCTTCAACCCCAATGCTGGTGAAGGTCCATTGCATATCGACACTCGCAATCTGTCGGATGCCATTGTTGAGTCCCTCGCTTCAGACCACCCTGATGTGCGTGAGGCTGGTCAACGAGCCATCCGCGAGATGCACACGTCCACTGCCATCATCTTCGGATCAGACAGCGAAGTCGGCAAACTCCCATTCTTCAGCCATCTCAGCAGCACCTTCTGCCACAGCTGTTATGAAGAGGAATGGTTTACCAAGGCTGGCGGTAGCCTGGGAATCAACTTTCTTCTGACAgagcttgaccttggcgatGCTTGGATTTCCTCTAAGCAGAGTGAATTCATTCGGGCGCTCACGTATGTGATCAAGGACATGCCACAGGATCTTCCTGAGAAGACCCGGTGCCTGGCCCAGACAAGCCTCGAGGTGCTTTTGCAGCGCATCACAAAGGACATCACCAAAGAAGATGCTCTCCCCATTGTGCCACCACAGGGCCAGCCACCCAATCCTCAGGTCAAGCAACCCCGGCTTGCTCAGATCTGCCTGCAGTTTAACAACGAGCTTTCCCACATGAACAAGCATGTTCGCGAAACTGCTAAGCGATCCCTGGAACTGATCGCAAAGGCGGCCAAATGTGAAGTCTGGGAACTTCTCGAGCCTTACAAGGACAGGTTCCTCCAGCCAATCTACGCAAAGCCTCTGCGCGCCTTGCCTTTTGCAATCCAGATCGGCTATATTAACGCCATGGACTATCACATGAGCCTGAAGAACGACTGGGTGACGTTCGATGAGAACTTGAACCGTCTCTTGATGGAGTCTTTGGCTCTGGCTGATGCAAGTGACGAGTCTCTGGCCAACAAACCCGCTGAGTTCCGTACACACGAGAACATCGTCAACCTTCGCGTCTCGTGCATCAAGCTCTTGACGACTGCAATGACTTTTGAAGAGTTTTCGAATAGCCCGACCAAGACTAAGATTCTTGGCGTGTTTTTCAAATGCTTGTATTCTGAGTCGAAGCCAACCCTGCAAGCGGCGAACGATGCCTTGAGGTCGGTTCTGTCTGTTGACAGGCGTCTGCCCAAGGAGCTGCTGCAGGGAGGGTTGCGTCCTGTTCTTCAGAGCCTTTCGGATCCCAAACGCCTTAGTGTCTCTGGACTGGACAACTTGTCTAGACTACTGAAGTTGCTCACAAGTTACTTCAAGGTCGAGATTGGAGCCCGTCTGCTTGACCAGATCGATTCTATCGTCGAACCAAGCGCACTGCAGCAGATTTCATTCACTTTCTTCGACCAACATCCCCAGATGAAGGTCATCACCGCCATCTTGAACATCTTTCATCTACTGCCAGCACTTGCTGAGGGATTCAAGGAGCGCTTGATCGACTGCTTCCTCGGCTTGGAAGACAAACTTCGCAGAACTCAGCAAAGTCCATTCCGCCTGCCCATGTACAGGTATCTCAACCGGTATCCCAAGGAAATCTGGGCCTATCTTCTCGGAAAGCTTGACGACCTCAAGTATGGCCGATTCCTGGCTCAGGTTCTTCGCCATGCCGACAGCAATGCCCTGCGAGAAGTGGCGGTTGAGAACGTGGAGGGATTGATGAACCGCTGCAATGAGATCATGAGCCAGAACAACGAGGTCAAGTTCATCGCCATGGTCAACACCATTCACATCTTTGAGTCTATCAGTCATTTCTCCAGCTCTGAGAAGTGgatggacaagaaggagaatcTGGACTGGCTTAAGAACATTGGCAAGGAGCTGGAAACAAACCTTCGACAGCACACCCTTCCCGCTCACCTTCGCCTGCCCGCGTTCCAAGCAGCAGAGCAGCTTATGACAATTCTTGTCAAATCTCTTGAAAGGGCCCCCAAGGACCTGGACGCTCTCTTTAGTCTGGTTGAGTCGGTGACTTCTGATCAGCTTCGCAGCAGTCAGGAACTCTTCTCATTCATTTACGAGAAGCTAATTTGTAGTGATGCCATCGACTTTTGGAAGACGACCATCCTTCGCTGCCTGGAGGTTTACGCAGGCAAATCGGCATCAAACAAGATGAAGCACTTCCTGCTGCACTACATTGTCAACCCAATCGTGGCCATGGATGTGAAGCGTCGCTGGAACCAACTGGATCAGAACAAGAGCCCCAGGCTCATGGACAGAACTGTGATCGAGTCTGTCAGCAGCAAGATCTGGAAGGTTCATCCAGAAATGACCATGGATGATCAAGCCCAGCCTGGCATTGACTTTACCCGCTACGAGGTGTTGCAGCTCTCAGCAATGCTGGTCAAGTACTATCACACGACGCTTCAAGAAGCGCGAAAAGACATTATCAAGTTTGGCTGGACATTCATCCGACTTGACGATGTGATCAACAAGCACGCCGCGTACGTCGTCATTGGGTACTTCATTGCCCACTACGAGACGCCCCCCAAGATTGTCACACAGGTCTACCTTTCactcctcaaggccaaccAGAATGAGGGACGCGCACTGGTGACACAAGCACTGGAGTTGATTGCACCAGTGTTGCCCAAGCGATGTGGAACTGGCCCAAGCGAGCGAAATGCTTTCTGGGCTGTTGCGCCTCGTCGGGTTCTCGCAGACGAAGGACAGAATGCTCAACAGATGACAAGCATCTTCCACTTCCTTGTTAAACACCCCGAGCTCTTTTACGCTGCCCGTGACAAGTACATTGTTCCGATGATCTCATCGTTGCGCAAGCTCGCAACTCCCCAGAACGCATCCCACGAGAGCAAACGACTCTGTCTTAATATGATGTGGCTGATCTGGACTTGGGAGGAATGGCGGGTTGAAGGAAAGAAGTCTCCGCTGCTTCAGACAAGATCTCTCTCTGAATCGCCGAAcgcgaagaagagaaagtTCGAGACTGAGCAACCGAATACTTCTTCACCCATGGCTCGCCATGCGGAGCGAGTCGAGTACCAGATTCCTCCCCCCTACCGCTTGAAAATGATCAAGTATCTCGTCGAATTCATCGCTCAGCTGAACGAACGCTATGAACTTCCTTCAGCCAAACCTCGAGATCAAACCGCGTCTTCCATCCCTCCCGTTCCACTAGCCTTGACGGACCTCTGCAAAAAGGCCATGACGCTGCTTCACAACTTGGTGCAGCCTCAGTATTGGGgtgaccttgacctcgactTGTTCCCCAATGTCACTCAGGTCATTTTGGCCAGCGACAAGACGCAGACAATCCTCAATGCTGATCCATCCGACAAGGAGAAGTATGACGAAAAGTTCCTGACAAATATCATCAACACGCTTCAGGTGGTTCGCATTGTTCTCAACTCCAAGTCAGATGATTGGATCCAGAAGAATATGTCGACTGTTCAGAAGATTTTGGAGAAGTGCCTCAAGTCAGAGAACCCTGAGATCCAGGATTGCTTGCACTTTTCTGACAAGAAGTTGGATGATGATCGCGAGCTGCGGTCAATCATCAAGCGTATACTGGACTCTGTCCCTGATGATACGCCTATGGACGACGCGGATGCCGATGGCGAAGCAGAAACTCAGACGTCAGAGATCGTTGCGTACCTCTCCCAGCTTGCTACCGAGGCGATGAACAGCAACAACTACACATCTGGTGTCAACATTCTATGGTCTCTTGGCAACCGAAAGCCGACCGTCATCGACCAGCACATCATGTCTCTGATGAAGGCTCTTCAAGGAAAGCATGCACGAGAACATGTCCAGCACTACAATGCCATCCAGAACCAAACCAATGGAGTCAACAACAGGAACCAGGACCCTAACACACCCACTGGCGAGATGTCAGCCTACGACCTCGACATCCAGACCAAGCtcatgatcaaggagatccaAGTTGTAGCGCTGCGAATGGAGGTGCTCGGGGACAACCGTCGACCCTTCCTTAGCGTTCTTGCAACCTTGGTGGAGAAGTCGATGCACATTGAGCTGTGCAAAGAAATTCTCAACATGGTCGAAGGGTGGGTGTTCAGGTCCGAAGGAACATGGCCGACTCTTAAGGAGAAGACGGCTGTTCTGCATAAGATGCTTTCGTTTGAGCACCGACAGGATCCTACAATGTTGTCCCAGTTCTTGGATCTCGTCATCCGCATCTACGAGGACCCCAAGATCACTCGTACAGAGCTCACGGTGCGGATGGAGCACGCGTTCCTCATTGGTACCAGGGCGACTGATGTCGAGATGCGCAATCGCTTCATGGCCATCTTTGACAAGAGTTTGTCCAAGTCTGCCAGTGCACGTCTCTCTTATGTCCTGACATCGCAGAACTGGGAGACCCTTGCTGACTCGTATTGGCTCGCACAAGCTACTCAATTGCTGCTTGGCGCTGTGGAGATGAACGCCAACATCCAACTGGACCAAGGCGACTTCAAGACTCTGCCTATTTCTCGTCTTCTCACCATCTGCaccaaggagatggaggccaGGGAGCCGACAGTCATAATTGATGACAAGTTTGAGGCTTTCATGGCCACTCATCGACGCTTCATGTCGGAAATCGGTGATGTCAAGGTTCGAGATGTTATCGAGCCTTTGATGCAGCTCCAGCACGTCGACCCACAGCTCGCTCACAACTTATGGGTGACTCTCTTCCCCATCTACTGGTCCGCCACTGCTAAGGACGAGAGAGTTGACCTCGAGCGTGGCATCGTGGCTTTGCTCACTAAGGATTACCACAGCCGCCAGATCGACAAGCGCCCCAACGTCGTTCAGTCACTCCTTGACGGCGCTGCCAAGACCTGGCCCGAGTGCAAGATTCCTCCCCACGTGCTCAAGTTTGAAGCTAAGACCTACGACGCGTGGTACACGGCTCTGGTGCAGCTTGAGAATGCCGCCATCAAGCCGCAAGTTGAATCTACCACGGTCCGCGAGAGCAACCTCGATGCGCTTGTCGAGCTTTACGCTTCCCTTCAAGAGGACGATCTGTTCTATGGCACCTGGCGACGACGCTGCCAGTTTGTTGAGACCAACGCAGCACTGTCTTATGAACAGAATGGCATGTGGGATAAGGCCCAGAAGCTTTACGAGAATGCACAGATCAAGGCCAGAACCGGCGTCATTCCATTCTCGCAAGCTGAGTACATGCTCTGGGAGGATCACTGGGTTCTTTGTGCGCAGAAGCTACAGCAGTGGGAGATTCTTCAAGACTTTGCCAAGCATGAGAATTTCCAGGATCTTCTCCTTGAATGTGCCTGGCGAAACACGGACATGTGGCAGGAAGAACAACACAGAGAGGCTCTGgacaacatcatcaagggTGTCATGGACGCTCCAACCCCTCGCCGAGCCTTCTTCCAGGCGTTCATGTCGCTCCTCAAGTACCACAACCAGCAGGAAACACAGGGCGACTTTTCTCGTGTTTGTGACGAGGCTATTCAGCTATCGATCCGCAAGTGGCATCAGCTGCCTGTGCGACTGACAAACGCCCATATCCCACTTCTCCAGAACTTCCAACAACTGGTCGAGCTACATGACGCCAGCGTCATCTGCCAAAGCCTTGCCAATACCAACCAGACGAACCTGGATGTCAAGTCTGGCGAGCTCAAGCTGCTTCTCGGTGCTTGGCGTGATCGACTCCCCAACGTGTGGGATGATATCACGGCTTGGCAAGATCTAGTAACGTGGAGACAGCACATCTTCAGCCTCATCAACCAAACATACCTGCAGCTGCTTCCTCAACAGGGTCAGCAGAATGCGGGTGGGGCGTCCTCGTTTGCCTACCGCGGCTACCATGAGACTGCCTGGATCATCAACCGCTTCGCCCATGTTGCACGCAAACACAGCCTGCCAGAAGTCTGCATCAGCCAGCTTAGCCGCATCTACACGCTGCCCAACATTGAGATTCAGGAAGCTTTCCTTAAGTTGCGAGAGCAGGCCAAGTGTCACTACGAGAACCCTGACGAGTTGACGAGTGGACTGGATGTTATTAACAATACGAACCTCAACTACTTCAGTCCACAACAGAAAGCCGAGTTCTACACACTGAAGGGCATGTTCTTGGAGAAGCTTAAGcagaaggaagaggcagaCTCCGCATACGGCACAGCTTTGTACTTCGATATCGGCGCAGCCAAGGCTTGGGCTGAATGGGGCTACTTCAACGATCGCAAGTTCAAGGAGGATCCCACCGACCTTAACGCAGCCCGACAGGCGCTTACGTCGTACCTGCAGGCTGCCGGCAGCTACAAAAATGCCAAGTCTCGAAAGCTTCTGGCAAGAATTCTCTGGCTCCTGAGCTTGGACGACGCCAAGGGCACGATTGCCATGGGCTTCGACGACTTCAAGGGTGATACTCCAGTATGGTACTGGATCACGTTCATCCAGCA encodes:
- a CDS encoding Putative gamma-glutamylcyclotransferase; the encoded protein is MSGDNTAFFYGTLMAPEVFFSVCYGDKNPPKVIKDLHTFTPAILEGYCRHRVQFADYPGVIAEKGHTVLGIYATGLTHANVQKLDNFEGPEYTKTAVQVTLVKKDGDKTSEGERKETSVYVFNNPSHLEKVEWDFEEFRKEKMQFWTRGGWAFDPDTADQVPDN